One genomic segment of Pseudoalteromonas sp. GCY includes these proteins:
- a CDS encoding sigma-70 family RNA polymerase sigma factor, translating into MLVCATFDKANWCILERYYSEVLSYIARSVGCKDKAQNIVQEAYTRILSYKSSNPKQDNTQERALFFKAAKNIVIDQYRKNQTIAEPDDFELVAPSYYEPEAKLASQQQLALLNRSIDSLPLKTKQAFVLYKFKNLSQSQIAEQMGISVSMVEKHLATAMLACRNALQKQ; encoded by the coding sequence ATGCTAGTATGCGCGACTTTTGATAAAGCAAACTGGTGTATTTTGGAACGTTATTACTCAGAAGTATTAAGTTATATCGCTCGTTCAGTGGGGTGCAAAGACAAAGCTCAAAATATAGTTCAAGAGGCGTATACCCGAATACTAAGTTATAAAAGCAGCAATCCAAAACAGGATAACACGCAAGAGCGCGCACTGTTTTTTAAAGCCGCGAAAAACATTGTGATTGATCAGTATCGCAAGAATCAGACTATTGCCGAGCCCGACGACTTCGAATTAGTCGCGCCAAGTTATTATGAGCCCGAGGCTAAGCTTGCAAGTCAACAACAACTGGCATTACTTAACCGAAGTATCGACTCCTTACCTCTAAAAACCAAGCAAGCATTTGTGCTCTATAAATTTAAAAACTTAAGCCAGTCACAAATAGCAGAGCAAATGGGGATATCTGTCAGCATGGTCGAAAAACACTTGGCAACTGCCATGCTTGCTTGCCGTAACGCATTACAAAAACAATAA
- a CDS encoding HugZ family pyridoxamine 5'-phosphate oxidase, producing the protein MRETAINEAKALCQSHKSAFLSTLSNNQKGFPFSSVAQYIFLEDNHFYFFISDIAQHTKNLAKHPALSFMVLGDGAVEDVENTRVTILGHAHKLPRADSESLIAQFVMKHEKAQQYAMLGDFHLWRIEVARVRYVGGFGRAFWLEKQEWY; encoded by the coding sequence ATGAGAGAAACCGCAATCAACGAAGCAAAGGCCTTATGTCAAAGCCATAAGAGCGCTTTTTTATCTACCCTCTCTAACAACCAAAAGGGTTTTCCTTTTTCTTCTGTCGCTCAGTATATTTTTCTTGAAGATAATCACTTTTACTTCTTTATTAGTGATATCGCCCAGCACACCAAGAATTTAGCCAAGCACCCAGCACTTTCGTTTATGGTGCTTGGTGATGGCGCGGTTGAAGATGTTGAAAATACGCGAGTTACTATTCTTGGGCATGCACACAAACTGCCAAGAGCAGATAGCGAGAGCCTGATTGCACAATTCGTAATGAAGCACGAAAAAGCTCAGCAGTATGCCATGCTAGGTGATTTTCACCTATGGCGAATTGAAGTGGCTAGGGTTCGATATGTAGGCGGTTTTGGCCGTGCATTTTGGCTAGAAAAACAGGAATGGTACTAA
- a CDS encoding YbaN family protein — MMFKAALANYKKIALLLCGYLFVALGVIGIVLPVMPTTVFFILALACFSKASPKLALWLLNHPRFGASLTLWKQYKVIPQKAKVMATVGMAASYALLILLSPAAWLACVVGSVKIAVMSYIYSRPSKRI; from the coding sequence ATGATGTTTAAAGCCGCCTTAGCCAACTATAAAAAAATAGCCCTACTGCTATGCGGATACCTATTTGTAGCCCTCGGTGTTATTGGTATTGTTTTGCCCGTCATGCCAACCACTGTGTTTTTTATTCTGGCTTTGGCGTGCTTTTCAAAAGCTTCTCCTAAGCTCGCCTTGTGGCTGCTAAATCACCCAAGGTTTGGCGCTTCATTGACGCTATGGAAGCAATATAAGGTTATTCCGCAGAAGGCCAAAGTCATGGCAACAGTCGGCATGGCTGCAAGTTATGCTTTACTTATTTTGCTTTCACCAGCGGCTTGGTTGGCCTGTGTTGTTGGCAGTGTAAAAATCGCAGTGATGTCTTATATTTATTCCAGACCATCAAAGCGTATTTGA
- a CDS encoding AraC family transcriptional regulator, with product MHQSTEQKLSAEEIYLGRLQPVIEWVHSNPESPLSLQQAASLSHFSKFHFQRIFAAVIGESLSQYTNRVRLERAANMLLLAEEYSVTDIALQFGFSGSANFSRAFKEHFGVTPSSVRKTEQLRKLVAKNKIDPALNMTQLTRIHALRAERHSVIQPVKLHSISQLPLCTLRASQGYQLQGISACWQQLAAWASAHGLDYSQVQKFGFGHDNPVFTPLDKARYDGAIVINDELKSAVTRPYQLNVLSAGIYAIFDYRGAIKDLLSFQLDIFAKWLPQSGYEPEDAPLIEHYPEVISQENEGSPSEKVIALEIWLKVKPLKFK from the coding sequence TTGCATCAATCAACTGAGCAAAAGTTAAGCGCTGAAGAGATATATTTAGGGCGGTTACAACCTGTCATTGAGTGGGTGCATAGCAATCCAGAGTCGCCGCTTTCGTTACAGCAAGCGGCGAGCCTGAGCCATTTTTCTAAGTTTCATTTCCAGCGCATTTTTGCAGCTGTGATTGGTGAGTCTTTGAGTCAGTACACTAATCGCGTGAGGTTGGAGCGCGCGGCCAATATGCTGTTGCTAGCCGAAGAGTACAGTGTGACAGATATTGCGCTACAGTTTGGTTTTTCTGGTAGCGCAAACTTTTCGCGAGCGTTTAAAGAGCACTTTGGCGTGACTCCTTCAAGTGTGCGAAAAACAGAACAACTACGTAAGCTGGTGGCAAAAAATAAAATTGATCCGGCTCTTAACATGACACAACTTACCCGAATACACGCATTAAGAGCTGAGCGACACAGTGTTATTCAACCGGTTAAACTACACTCCATTTCACAATTACCGTTATGTACATTACGCGCGTCACAAGGCTACCAATTGCAGGGGATTAGCGCCTGTTGGCAGCAGCTTGCAGCGTGGGCTAGTGCACATGGACTGGATTATAGCCAAGTACAAAAGTTTGGTTTTGGTCATGATAATCCCGTTTTTACGCCACTAGATAAAGCCCGTTACGATGGCGCAATTGTGATTAACGATGAGTTAAAATCTGCGGTGACTCGGCCATATCAACTCAATGTGCTCAGCGCGGGAATATACGCAATTTTTGACTACCGTGGAGCAATTAAAGACTTGTTGAGTTTCCAATTAGATATTTTCGCAAAGTGGCTGCCACAAAGCGGATACGAGCCAGAAGATGCGCCCTTAATAGAACATTATCCTGAAGTAATTTCACAAGAAAATGAAGGATCGCCAAGTGAAAAGGTGATTGCGCTGGAAATTTGGTTAAAGGTCAAACCGCTAAAATTCAAATAA
- a CDS encoding biliverdin-producing heme oxygenase: protein MTTVTSALSRAQNLKHATADTHDNVDKSIMAQDPFANTQSYLDFLRLQFYFLKDVSALYEHPELLALIPDLAARRRLGLLEQDFIDLETTIPTPYLMPEVTNKTDVARALGWLYVVEGSKVGAAMLGKQVGAKLNFDAQHGARYLAGPGAGRGSAWRELVQIIDSIELSEQQEQTLIEGARQAFTRFQAFQAYVYS from the coding sequence ATGACTACCGTTACCTCTGCACTTTCTCGAGCGCAAAACTTAAAACATGCAACTGCAGATACCCACGACAATGTAGACAAATCCATTATGGCGCAGGACCCATTCGCCAATACACAAAGCTATCTCGATTTCTTGCGATTACAGTTTTATTTTTTAAAAGATGTGAGCGCCCTTTATGAACATCCAGAGTTGTTAGCGCTTATACCTGACTTGGCCGCGCGCCGCCGCTTAGGTTTGCTAGAGCAAGACTTTATCGACCTTGAAACCACTATCCCTACTCCCTACTTAATGCCAGAAGTAACCAATAAGACCGACGTCGCCAGAGCGCTCGGCTGGCTGTATGTGGTTGAGGGTTCAAAAGTAGGTGCGGCCATGTTGGGTAAACAAGTTGGGGCCAAGCTCAATTTTGATGCGCAGCACGGCGCTAGATATTTAGCAGGCCCAGGGGCTGGTCGCGGCAGCGCTTGGCGAGAGCTTGTGCAAATCATAGACTCAATTGAACTAAGCGAACAGCAAGAACAGACGCTAATTGAAGGTGCTCGCCAGGCATTCACTCGTTTTCAAGCATTCCAGGCATACGTTTATTCATGA
- a CDS encoding methyl-accepting chemotaxis protein translates to MLSKLTIKQKITLGFSALGVLLLLACVLAYLALAQIKSANQNMGQVTLPIQRSADSLQLEQLKLSKLISQAYTLESEQDINRARQQFTTQQQLYVERQRHLTSLTQAMPEFVTPLKQTLALGEQLSRAAEQMLQAKANVVQAQQRIQSQYQALKQDKEQASNAMLDLELIETDKTRQLEEMVGTGVRIDDMLFTLENNSQRISGLTLEQVEQHQQDMLFLLDNIENNLAFLKRQAYGMDADDLLNQFSESMTKLREKLGEPGHLYVAVQDKLSQQRQAAMLYKQSEQHAFAILTELEKMQQSANAAFNRSQNNAETLIERAQNTAILLVVVFIALGAFISVSTSRAMLGPLAAVNKMLKYLAAGDFSKQMSKRSDDEFGQLIDNINQVKDNLRALLESINNQVHELEGLSESSLSESKHIANNATEQMRRMGNANRLAQSISASALAVSERSSDSLASIHTANQHKTEVSKYTQDNKQHILSLSTRMSEAVESMTKLTTHSENIGSILDTIVSIAEQTNLLALNAAIEAARAGEQGRGFAVVADEVRTLASRTQESTNEINQMIAALRQDTYTASEAINSGQRDVASCVKQSEALASAMDEIANALAQVTQLSEEVSQAADHQATDCQQIEQVMLDAQSTANDNAQAMQSLAKGSESLSSFSHRLATLVERFKL, encoded by the coding sequence ATGCTAAGTAAACTAACAATAAAACAAAAAATTACTTTAGGCTTTAGTGCATTAGGCGTGCTGCTATTACTTGCGTGCGTGTTAGCCTATCTAGCATTGGCGCAAATAAAGTCAGCCAATCAAAATATGGGGCAAGTCACTTTGCCGATTCAGCGCAGTGCTGACTCCTTGCAGCTTGAGCAGCTTAAGCTCAGCAAATTGATTTCCCAAGCTTATACCCTTGAAAGCGAGCAAGATATCAATCGGGCTCGACAGCAATTTACCACACAGCAGCAACTGTATGTTGAGCGCCAGCGGCACTTAACGTCATTGACGCAAGCGATGCCTGAATTTGTCACACCATTAAAGCAAACTCTGGCGTTGGGCGAACAGCTCAGTCGTGCTGCAGAACAAATGTTGCAGGCAAAAGCTAATGTTGTACAAGCGCAGCAACGGATCCAATCGCAATATCAAGCGCTTAAACAGGATAAAGAACAGGCCAGCAATGCCATGCTGGATCTCGAGTTAATCGAGACAGACAAAACACGGCAGTTGGAAGAAATGGTCGGGACCGGCGTTCGTATTGACGATATGTTGTTTACCTTGGAAAACAACAGTCAACGGATCAGTGGGTTAACGCTAGAGCAAGTAGAACAACATCAGCAAGACATGCTGTTTTTGTTAGATAATATTGAAAACAACTTAGCGTTTTTGAAGCGCCAAGCCTACGGTATGGATGCAGATGACTTGTTAAACCAGTTTAGTGAGAGCATGACTAAGCTCAGAGAAAAGCTGGGTGAGCCAGGTCATCTTTATGTTGCGGTACAAGATAAACTGAGTCAGCAGCGGCAAGCCGCGATGTTATACAAGCAGTCAGAGCAGCATGCGTTTGCCATTTTAACCGAGCTTGAGAAAATGCAGCAAAGTGCCAATGCGGCGTTTAATCGTTCTCAAAATAATGCTGAAACCCTTATCGAGCGAGCGCAAAATACCGCCATTTTATTGGTGGTCGTCTTTATTGCATTAGGCGCATTTATCTCGGTTTCAACCAGTCGGGCAATGCTTGGGCCGTTGGCTGCGGTGAATAAAATGCTGAAATACCTTGCTGCTGGAGATTTTTCGAAGCAAATGAGCAAGCGCAGTGATGATGAATTTGGTCAGTTAATTGATAATATCAATCAGGTTAAAGACAACCTCCGTGCTTTGCTTGAGTCAATCAATAACCAAGTTCATGAGTTAGAAGGACTATCTGAATCATCATTAAGTGAAAGCAAACATATAGCTAATAATGCGACCGAGCAGATGCGCCGCATGGGTAATGCCAATCGCTTAGCGCAAAGTATTTCAGCAAGTGCTTTAGCGGTCTCTGAGCGCTCGTCAGATAGCCTCGCGAGTATTCATACCGCTAACCAGCATAAAACCGAAGTCAGCAAATATACGCAAGACAACAAACAACATATTCTATCGCTCAGCACGCGCATGAGTGAAGCGGTAGAAAGTATGACCAAGTTGACCACGCATAGCGAGAACATCGGCAGCATCTTAGACACCATTGTTTCTATTGCTGAGCAAACAAATCTATTGGCTTTAAACGCAGCAATTGAGGCGGCTCGCGCAGGTGAGCAGGGGAGAGGGTTTGCCGTAGTCGCCGATGAGGTTAGAACTTTAGCGTCTAGGACTCAAGAGTCGACCAATGAAATTAACCAAATGATCGCAGCACTGAGACAAGATACATATACCGCCTCTGAGGCCATTAATTCCGGCCAGCGCGATGTGGCTTCGTGTGTTAAACAAAGTGAGGCACTTGCCAGTGCCATGGATGAAATTGCCAACGCACTTGCGCAGGTCACGCAGTTGAGTGAAGAAGTAAGCCAAGCGGCAGATCACCAAGCGACGGATTGTCAGCAAATTGAGCAGGTGATGCTAGATGCACAAAGTACCGCAAATGATAATGCTCAGGCGATGCAAAGCTTGGCGAAAGGCAGCGAGTCACTCAGTAGTTTCTCGCATCGTCTAGCAACACTGGTTGAGCGCTTTAAATTATAA
- a CDS encoding iron-containing alcohol dehydrogenase, whose product MSWFYRIYHFALKCIVIFIGIPNPKLHQGKTGLLDAIKALGLRSGDNVLVVTDQVLLKLNLHQVVENTLRESELVTHYYADVLPNPTIANVEDGLKVYQQHQCKAIIALGGGSVLDTGKLIGARAVKPNKPVTKLKGLFKVLKRLPPNIAIPTTAGTGSETTVAAVVNDPSNHAKYAATDFCLVPHHAVLLPELTTSMPAHITATTAIDALTHAIEALLSINCLKFSRGRALEACRAIFEYLPKAQQDPQNLEARTQLLLASHYAGQAFTRTSVGYVHAISHQLSAQYGTPHGLANAVLLMPVLTWYGERINQQLALIARYCGLTSLDYPVERQADDLLEHIERLLLDLHIQTTLTEVLPDDAALLAELALKEAHPDYPVPHFMDPGACQRIIKGIAPTP is encoded by the coding sequence ATGAGTTGGTTTTACCGTATTTACCACTTTGCCCTAAAGTGCATTGTTATTTTTATCGGGATCCCGAACCCCAAATTACATCAGGGAAAAACGGGGTTGTTAGACGCCATTAAGGCGCTAGGGTTAAGAAGTGGAGATAACGTCTTAGTCGTGACCGACCAAGTGCTGCTCAAACTCAACTTACATCAGGTTGTGGAAAACACACTACGTGAGTCAGAGTTAGTCACGCATTATTACGCAGATGTTTTACCCAACCCAACCATAGCAAACGTCGAAGATGGTCTAAAGGTCTACCAACAGCATCAATGTAAAGCAATTATCGCACTTGGTGGCGGCTCGGTACTCGACACGGGCAAGTTAATCGGTGCTCGGGCTGTCAAGCCGAACAAACCAGTGACTAAGCTCAAAGGGTTGTTTAAAGTCTTAAAACGCCTACCGCCGAATATCGCGATCCCAACAACCGCAGGGACCGGCTCGGAGACCACCGTTGCCGCCGTCGTTAACGATCCTAGCAATCACGCCAAATATGCCGCGACTGATTTTTGTTTAGTGCCACACCATGCTGTGTTATTACCGGAATTAACCACAAGTATGCCCGCACATATCACCGCGACTACGGCAATTGATGCACTAACCCACGCCATTGAGGCATTACTGAGCATTAACTGTCTTAAGTTTAGCCGCGGCCGCGCTCTTGAAGCCTGTAGAGCTATCTTTGAGTATTTACCCAAAGCACAACAAGACCCACAAAACCTAGAGGCAAGAACACAGCTACTACTCGCTTCCCATTACGCAGGACAAGCTTTTACCAGAACTTCTGTCGGCTACGTACATGCAATCTCACACCAATTGAGCGCTCAATATGGTACGCCGCACGGGCTTGCCAATGCAGTGTTACTCATGCCCGTGCTAACCTGGTATGGCGAGCGAATTAACCAGCAACTCGCGCTCATCGCCAGATACTGCGGATTAACCTCGTTAGACTATCCCGTCGAGCGCCAAGCAGATGATCTTTTAGAGCACATTGAGCGCTTATTGCTTGATTTACATATCCAAACCACGCTCACCGAAGTACTCCCTGATGATGCGGCGCTACTCGCAGAGCTGGCGCTAAAAGAAGCACATCCGGATTATCCGGTGCCCCATTTTATGGATCCCGGTGCCTGCCAGCGCATTATAAAAGGTATCGCTCCTACGCCTTAA
- a CDS encoding TonB-dependent receptor: MRTRSVLNTRLTPLAFALGLSLSLPATAQSQVAIYQFNLAQQPISHTLTQVAEAASMNLIADAKLLNGLQAPALKGEISLTEALERTLKGSQLTANIIDNNIVIKAAISELTPAKGQSNNAQAKHKQTSNPQDNIEVITVKGDKLSLNREQITRTKGLSNSDIFSTFSGIEANNIRNEAGALDIGIRGVQGEGRVPIFIDGSLQSTHTNRGYMGSSDRTYIDSNLISSVNVEKGASAKASPFGSGAIGGTVNIRTLGTQDILQDGQNLGALVKVNTHNNNRTPEVPESFGLQSYYEISNHNDTLDFAGGGFTLATAYQQDNLQAVLAYSKKKVGNYFAGKNGFNDFVETKEYVRWVPSTEHQGKYDEVTVVDFIPPPVNQNGEVVNTSFESDSYLAKLTYAFTDEQSLEVNARYHKQEAGEMLATYWYKQRAGDTKFWKVIDENGQEQWMSEEIPEGVETMPQWAPGSALVNSASALYRFLPSNNSLVDLSVNVWRTSARLQQYNALGSNLGANAGQYFHRYNNKRHGISVFNTSALSLASTPITLTYGLSWQVEKLSPHKDWKDNFNRDWYPADFNLKATSRHGKQTKRALFANANIDLAPVELALNVNLHDSVNEDYQTGEKLTFDAKADVTVQANYQLLDNTVIKAKYSNAYRMPNLYETTVSNEVFSYSSDYQITPEKTKSYDIGFESDFSNLLSHGDKLIISAEYFYTNIESMLATGFLPKPDAPSWDQKFTFTNYDKFELPGTEFGLHYQSDLFYSRLSYTKYTDVKMCSRLMAEAAGVDTCNTTGFAGSLTPLRVPPEKSYIATLGMTLFNDTIDTGFTYKKHSEKHHPGGFLAGTGVTALEYIPAGYQLDFYLDYIFSDSIKGNLAITNLTDQYKVSTGSIVAMPEPGQTISIGLELKL, translated from the coding sequence ATGAGAACTCGCTCTGTTTTAAACACAAGACTCACTCCCTTAGCATTTGCACTCGGGCTTAGCCTGAGCCTGCCTGCAACCGCGCAGAGTCAAGTTGCTATATATCAATTTAATCTTGCGCAGCAACCTATTAGCCATACCTTAACGCAGGTAGCTGAGGCTGCGAGTATGAATCTAATTGCCGATGCGAAACTATTAAATGGCCTGCAAGCCCCAGCACTTAAAGGAGAGATAAGTTTAACAGAGGCACTAGAGCGTACATTAAAAGGCAGCCAGCTAACAGCAAACATTATCGACAATAACATTGTTATTAAAGCGGCGATTAGCGAGTTAACGCCAGCAAAAGGCCAATCCAATAACGCTCAGGCTAAGCACAAGCAAACATCAAATCCGCAAGATAATATTGAAGTCATCACTGTCAAAGGCGATAAACTCAGCCTTAATCGTGAACAGATTACTCGAACCAAGGGGTTATCTAACTCGGATATTTTCTCGACGTTTTCTGGTATAGAGGCAAACAATATTCGAAACGAAGCAGGCGCACTTGATATTGGTATTCGCGGCGTGCAAGGCGAAGGCCGAGTGCCGATTTTCATCGACGGAAGTTTGCAATCAACGCACACAAACCGAGGCTATATGGGTTCGTCTGACAGAACCTATATCGATTCAAACTTAATAAGCTCGGTTAATGTTGAAAAAGGCGCATCGGCCAAAGCATCACCTTTTGGCTCAGGTGCAATCGGCGGAACAGTCAATATCCGTACCTTAGGCACGCAAGATATTCTCCAAGATGGTCAGAACCTCGGCGCTTTAGTTAAAGTAAATACGCACAACAACAATAGAACACCTGAAGTACCTGAGAGCTTTGGCCTGCAAAGTTATTACGAAATCAGCAACCACAATGACACACTCGACTTTGCAGGCGGTGGGTTTACGCTAGCAACCGCTTATCAACAGGATAACTTACAAGCGGTACTCGCTTACAGTAAGAAAAAGGTTGGTAACTACTTTGCTGGTAAAAATGGCTTTAACGACTTTGTTGAAACCAAGGAGTACGTGCGTTGGGTGCCTTCAACTGAACATCAAGGGAAATATGATGAAGTCACAGTAGTCGACTTTATCCCACCTCCGGTTAACCAAAATGGCGAAGTCGTCAATACAAGCTTTGAAAGCGACTCATATCTTGCCAAACTAACTTATGCGTTTACGGACGAACAATCGTTAGAGGTGAATGCACGCTACCATAAGCAAGAAGCGGGAGAAATGCTGGCCACCTACTGGTACAAACAAAGAGCTGGTGACACCAAGTTTTGGAAGGTGATCGATGAAAATGGCCAAGAACAATGGATGTCCGAAGAAATTCCAGAAGGTGTAGAAACCATGCCGCAATGGGCTCCGGGCTCTGCTTTGGTAAACAGTGCCAGTGCGTTATACCGTTTTTTACCGAGTAATAACTCATTAGTCGATCTTAGTGTTAACGTTTGGCGTACCAGCGCGAGGTTACAGCAATATAATGCGCTTGGCAGTAACCTAGGAGCAAATGCGGGGCAATACTTTCACCGTTATAACAATAAGCGTCATGGGATAAGTGTGTTCAATACCTCTGCATTATCGCTGGCCAGTACACCAATTACTTTGACTTATGGCCTATCTTGGCAGGTTGAGAAATTAAGCCCTCATAAAGACTGGAAAGACAATTTTAATCGAGACTGGTACCCTGCTGACTTCAATTTAAAAGCGACTTCGCGACATGGTAAGCAAACCAAGCGAGCATTATTTGCCAATGCCAATATCGATCTTGCGCCGGTAGAGCTTGCACTGAACGTAAACCTTCATGACTCGGTAAACGAGGACTATCAAACAGGCGAAAAGCTTACATTTGATGCCAAAGCGGATGTGACTGTACAAGCAAATTATCAACTGCTTGATAATACAGTTATTAAAGCCAAATATAGCAACGCATATCGAATGCCAAACCTGTACGAAACAACGGTTTCTAATGAGGTGTTTTCCTACTCTAGTGACTACCAGATCACCCCTGAAAAAACGAAATCGTATGATATTGGCTTTGAGAGTGACTTTAGCAACTTACTCAGCCACGGGGATAAGCTAATTATCTCGGCGGAGTACTTCTACACCAATATTGAAAGTATGTTGGCAACAGGCTTCTTGCCTAAACCCGATGCACCTTCATGGGATCAAAAGTTCACTTTTACCAACTATGATAAGTTTGAACTCCCCGGCACGGAATTTGGCCTTCATTACCAAAGCGACTTATTTTACAGCAGGTTATCTTACACAAAGTACACCGACGTCAAAATGTGCTCACGCTTAATGGCCGAGGCTGCAGGTGTCGATACTTGTAATACGACCGGCTTTGCGGGGAGTTTAACCCCACTTCGTGTACCGCCAGAAAAAAGCTATATCGCAACGCTTGGTATGACACTCTTTAACGACACAATTGATACGGGTTTTACCTACAAAAAACACTCTGAGAAACATCACCCGGGCGGCTTTTTGGCTGGGACTGGAGTAACTGCGCTTGAGTATATTCCCGCAGGCTATCAGCTCGACTTTTACCTTGATTATATCTTTAGCGACAGCATCAAAGGCAACCTAGCGATCACCAACTTGACCGATCAGTATAAGGTTTCAACCGGCTCGATCGTTGCGATGCCTGAACCTGGCCAGACCATTTCAATTGGCTTAGAACTCAAACTTTAA
- a CDS encoding FecR family protein: MDRHNVSIQQQANHWLELERQGLNKAQQQALNRWLGESRAHQTAYQESKQVERLLSQFSEQDIAQLENPVTHPKLKSKTTQRYFAIAACFALFTLSFFGYQTWFFQVNNDTFHASYQSPRGELRTISLPDQSRLTLDAKTSLAIDFDGNRRSNKLLSGRVLFDVASDKSRPFVISAGSIKITVLGTRFSVDKKANSIRIVVDHGRVNVQSQHQQITLTKGQMAVVDSDGIVKTEFDPNLNLVEAFKQGRLVFDNAPLNEVFEEFKRHHAISYTLTAQSTEPLVISGTFLASELESFLNLLPHALPVEVKKTNNHVVIVNSR, encoded by the coding sequence ATGGACCGTCATAATGTATCAATACAACAGCAAGCAAACCACTGGCTGGAACTCGAAAGGCAAGGGCTCAATAAAGCGCAGCAGCAAGCGCTCAATCGTTGGCTTGGTGAAAGCCGAGCGCACCAAACAGCCTATCAAGAAAGTAAACAGGTTGAGCGACTGTTATCGCAATTTTCAGAGCAAGACATTGCACAATTAGAGAATCCAGTTACACACCCTAAGCTTAAATCAAAGACAACTCAGCGGTACTTCGCCATTGCTGCATGCTTTGCACTTTTTACGTTGAGTTTCTTTGGTTATCAAACGTGGTTCTTTCAAGTAAACAACGACACCTTTCACGCCAGCTATCAATCACCACGAGGCGAATTACGCACTATCTCACTGCCCGATCAATCTCGACTGACCTTAGATGCCAAAACTTCCCTCGCTATTGATTTTGATGGCAATCGGCGCAGTAATAAGCTACTCAGTGGACGCGTATTGTTTGACGTTGCCAGTGACAAAAGCCGACCATTTGTTATCAGTGCCGGCAGCATCAAAATTACCGTATTAGGTACCCGCTTTTCCGTTGATAAAAAAGCTAATAGCATTCGCATTGTGGTGGACCATGGTCGTGTAAACGTGCAAAGCCAACATCAGCAAATAACGCTGACAAAAGGTCAAATGGCGGTTGTGGACAGTGACGGCATTGTCAAGACTGAGTTTGATCCAAACCTCAATCTCGTCGAAGCGTTTAAGCAAGGACGACTCGTGTTCGACAATGCACCACTCAACGAAGTATTTGAGGAGTTTAAACGACACCATGCGATAAGTTATACCTTAACCGCTCAATCAACTGAACCATTAGTTATTTCGGGTACTTTTTTAGCATCAGAGCTCGAAAGCTTTTTAAACTTACTACCACACGCCCTGCCAGTAGAAGTTAAAAAGACTAATAATCATGTAGTTATAGTTAATTCTCGATGA